The Dehalococcoidia bacterium genomic interval AGGCCGATGATGAGGAGCACTGCATTGCCCTTCTGGACCGACTCAGCGCCGCAGCAGCGGAGTGGGGAGTACGAAAACTCTTCCTGCGCCTCCCCGCTACTACCCCCCTCGCCGATGGGGCGAGGCGTGCCGGCTTCTCATGCTACACTAAGGATTACCTCTACCGCCATGTTGATGAATCAAGACATAATATAACTGCACCACCTGAGCCCTACCAGATCCGCACCAGAGACCGCAGTGATGAGCACGGACTCTTCAAGCTATATATTGCTGCTGTTCCCCTCCCGGTGCGCACCGCCGAGGGGATGACCCTGGAGGAGTGGCAGGGAAGCAGGGAGCAGGGCTCCTGGTTTGATGAGCGCAGGGAATTTGTACTCCAGGGGCGAGGTAGCCTGGCCGGCTGGCTGCAAATCACCGCCACCAAGGGAAAGGGCTGCTTTAACATTGTGTCTCATCAATTGGGGGTGGATGAGCTTGGGTGGTTGGTGAACTATGCTCTTATGTTCCTCGACGGTAAGTCTCCTATATACTGCGTTGTTCCTGCCTTTCAAGGACAACTAACCGGTATTCTGGAAAGTAACGGCTTTGAGCAGGTAACGGAGTGCGACACCATGCTGAAGGAGGTCGCCTTAAGGGTTAGGGAAGCGCAGGCGATACCGATTAGAGCCTGAGGTAAGCGATGTTTAAGAGAATTACTGACGATCTCGATGCACTGCTAGAGCGGCTGCCTCCCCACATTGCGCAGCCGCTCCGGGAGCGGGAGAACAGCAGCGAGCTCCTGGAGGTTATATTGGACCTGGGTCGCCCACCCGAGGCCCGTTATCCTGACCGCGAGATAGTGCTCAGCAATAAGGAGGTCTCCCAGGAGGATATCGAATATATTGTTTCCCGTATCGCCCCCTTCAGCGATGACAATCGGGCCGGCATCGAGCGCACCCTGCACCGCATCTCCGCAATCAGAAACCGCGAGGGGCGCATCGTGGGGCTAACCTGCCGCGTCGGTAGAGCGGTATACGGCACCCTCGGTCTAATTGCCGACCTGGTTGAGTCGGGCAAGAGTATCCTGCTGCTGGGCGGGCCCGGTGTAGGTAAGACTACCATGCTTCGCGAGGTGGCCCGCGTGCTTGCCGACGACCTGAAGAAGCGCGTGGTGATTGTTGATACCTCCAACGAGATCGCCGGCGATGGCGACATCCCCCATCCCGCCATCGGGCACGCACGGAGGATGCAGGTGACCACCCCAAAGCTCCAGCACGCCGTAATGATCGAGGCGGTGGAGAACCACATGCCCGAGGTTATCGTCATCGATGAGATCGGCACCGAGCTTGAGGCCCAGGCATCGCGCACCATCGCCGAGCGTGGGGTGCAGCTTATCGCCACCGCACATGGAAACACCCTGGGTAACCTGATCATGAACCCCACCCTTTCCGATCTCATCGGCGGCATCCAGACGGTGACACTGGGCGATGAGGAGGCTAAAAGGCGGCGCACTCAGAAGTCCATTCTGGAGAGAAAGGTACCGCCCACCTTCGACATCGTGGTCGAGATTCAAGACTGGTATCACGTGGCGGTTCACTCCGATGTCGCTGAGATAGTCGATTCAATGCTGCGCGGGTGTCCCATCCCTCCGGAGGTTCGCTGGATGGACGAGACCGCCGAGGTGAGAAGAGAGCAGATGAAACCTGCAGATGAGCCCTCGGCAAGAAAAGCGCTTGCCGGCACCACCACCAGAATCTACCCCTTTGGCATCAATCGCAGTCGTCTTGAGCAGGCGGTGAAGCGCCTGGAGCTACCGGCGAAGCTTGCTATCGACGTAAGTGGGGCCAATCTGCTGATGACCTCCAAGAGCTATTACCGAATGAAGCCGCAGCCCATTCGCGATGCCGAGGCCGCAGGCATCCCCATCTACGTGCTTAAGAACAACAAGGCATCGCATATGGAGCGTTCCCTATTCAATATATTCGACATGGAAGCTACCGAAGAACCCATTAGCCTGGCAACGAAGGAGGCAGAGGAGGCCATCGCCCAGGTAATCGAGGGGCAAAAGACAGTGGAGCTCAGCCCGCAGAACTCCTACCTGCGTATGCTACAGCACCAGCTCGCCGAGCGCTACAAACTTTCCTCGAAGAGCACCGGCCGCGAGCCACGGAGACGCGTTCGCATTTTTCACACAGGCGATGTTGCGAAAGATGATAGGTAATGGAAGGGTCTATCTATACAATAGGTCATAGCAATCATCCGTCTGAGACATTCGTACGGTTGCTGACTCAAACCGAAATAGAGGTTCTTGTCGACATACGGAGCAATCCTGGCAGCCAATGGGCCTCATACGCAAACCCGTGCGATTTGGAGCAGATTCTTAGGGCAGTTGGTATCCAGTATATCTATTTGGGCGATATGTTGGGAGGTCAGCCTGATGACCCAGACTGCTACAACCCACAAACAGGTAAAGCAGACTATAAAGAAATGCAAAAAAAAGAGTTCTTTAAACGAGGAATCAACCGACTTTTAGAAGCCATGAAAACGTATCATATCTGCGTGATGTGTGCCGAAGAAAATCCTTCCTCTTGCCATCGCAACCTTCTAGTCAGCGAGAGCTTGCGGCGAGAAGATGTCAAAATCTTACATATCCGTGGAACAGGGCAGATTCAAACCGATGAAGAGCTTTGGAAAGAAAATGCAGGAGTAGGAAAAAATCAACTTCCACTTCCAATGTGAGGTTCTTGGTGACTATATACACAATTGGTTTTACCAAGAAATCCGCTCAAGAATTCTTTGAGACTCTACATAATAGTGGAGCGAAGCACCTCTTCGATATTCGTCTTCACAATAAATCGCAGTTGGCAGGTTTTGCAAAGGGCGACGATCTACGTTATTTTCTTGAACAAATCGTTGATATGGAATACCACGAAGTACCAATACTAGCACCCGAAGACTCACTTATAACTGAATACCGAAAAACAGGAGATTGGGCCAAATATGAGCAAAGCTACCTAGAGCTAATTGGTCAACGACAAGTCGAACGCTATATAGACCTAACGTTATTTAAAGATGGCGTTGTCCTGCTTTGTAGCGAGGCTGAACCCCATCACTGCCACCGACGGCTGGCAGCAGAATATTTAGCAAGGTCAATACTAGTAGGTGCTAATATCAAACATCTATAAAATGGAATATTAATGCATAAAACAATCGTGATAAGTGATCTGACAAAGATGGGGGGAGAAGGTGTTTGTATTGTTGGCATTGACCAAAATTACCAGAGTATCCGCCCCGTTTTGCCGCCACCTGGCGTCCTAAGAAAGCATCTTTTCAAGGGAATAATTAGAAAGCGATTGGTTATTCGCCCAAAAGCTAAAATTACATTTGACTTCCACAAAGTCCCAATTGAACCTCCACATATTGAAGACTTGGGCTTTAATCCAAAGTCAATCGTTTATGAAGGTTTATGCACTGATGCTGAGTGGGAGAAATTGATAAAAGCAATTTCCTTTCGCTCTGTTCAGGATATATATGATGACTATCTTAAAGAAGATCGTTGGGTGGAACCTGGAACGAATACCAGGTCTTTAGGAACAGTGTCACAGATACAAGTAATTAGTGTTAATCTCCAAGAGAGGTCTGGCGAACGACGATACAGACTCTACTTCACTGACCAGACAGGCCACCAATATGACAATGTCACTATTTCTGACTTGGCATTTCGCGCACTCTGTGACGCGGAGCTAAATCGCCGTAGTTCCCTTCTGTCTGCTTCACAATGGATTACAGACCAACTTAAAAGCGTTGATCTCCTGTATCTCAATTTTGGCTTGGCTCGCCCCTGGGCGCCAAGTGATGGTAGCTTTGGCCCCCGCTGCTGGATGCAGGTTACTGGAATCTACACCTTTCCTGATTATTTGGGAGGAAAGTCATTTGCAGACTTTGAAACAACAATGCAACCCAGTAAAACGAAAGCGTATGATGTTGAGGAAATTCGGGCGGAACACCCAAAGGCATATACAAAATGGACTGAAGAAGAGGATAACATTTTAAGAAACGAGTATTTTCGAGGCAAAACTGTTGAGGAATTAGCAAGTAAGTTACAAAGGAAACCAGGCGCTATTCGCTCTCGTTTGATAAGATTAGGTTTATTGAAGTAACACCATGCAAAATAGCAATGAGCTGAGGTAACCATTGTCATTATTCATCACATTTGAAGGCGGGGAGGGAGCGGGGAAGTCCACACAGGCGAGGGCGCTTCACCAGCGCCTTTCCAGTAAGGGCATCCCCGCACTGCTTACCCACGAGCCCGGGGGTACCCCTCTGGGCAGAGAGATCAGGCGCTGGCTCAAGGGGGAGAGGAACAACGAAACGGGGGATGTCGACCCACTCGCCGAGCTCTTGCTCTTCAATGCATCGCGTGCCGAGCTCGTCTCCAATGTGATTCAACCCGCCTTGAAGAGCGGGATCACCGTTATCTGCGACCGTTTCTACCACTCCACCGTCGCCTATCAGGGCTATGGCCGGGGCCTTTCCATCGACCTCATCGAGGCCGTCAATAACATCGCCACCGGCGGGCTGAAACCCGATCTTACTGTATTCCTAGACCTTACAATAGAACACGGTCTATCACGAAAAAAGCCAAGAGATCGCTTTGAGCGGGAGGAGCCTGACTTCCATAAGCGGGTGAGGCAGGGCTATCTGATGATAGTGAAGAAGGACCCCGAGCGCTGGCTGGTGATCGATGGCTCCCTGCCCAAAAAGGAGATCGAAAGCCTCATATTAGAGAGGATAGGGCAATTTCTTCCCAAAGTCGTAAAAAGGGTTGAAAAAAAGTAAGGAAAGTGGTATAATAGCCCGCTAGAAAAATGAAGGAGTGAGAT includes:
- a CDS encoding R3H domain-containing nucleic acid-binding protein; the protein is MFKRITDDLDALLERLPPHIAQPLRERENSSELLEVILDLGRPPEARYPDREIVLSNKEVSQEDIEYIVSRIAPFSDDNRAGIERTLHRISAIRNREGRIVGLTCRVGRAVYGTLGLIADLVESGKSILLLGGPGVGKTTMLREVARVLADDLKKRVVIVDTSNEIAGDGDIPHPAIGHARRMQVTTPKLQHAVMIEAVENHMPEVIVIDEIGTELEAQASRTIAERGVQLIATAHGNTLGNLIMNPTLSDLIGGIQTVTLGDEEAKRRRTQKSILERKVPPTFDIVVEIQDWYHVAVHSDVAEIVDSMLRGCPIPPEVRWMDETAEVRREQMKPADEPSARKALAGTTTRIYPFGINRSRLEQAVKRLELPAKLAIDVSGANLLMTSKSYYRMKPQPIRDAEAAGIPIYVLKNNKASHMERSLFNIFDMEATEEPISLATKEAEEAIAQVIEGQKTVELSPQNSYLRMLQHQLAERYKLSSKSTGREPRRRVRIFHTGDVAKDDR
- a CDS encoding DUF488 domain-containing protein; the encoded protein is MEGSIYTIGHSNHPSETFVRLLTQTEIEVLVDIRSNPGSQWASYANPCDLEQILRAVGIQYIYLGDMLGGQPDDPDCYNPQTGKADYKEMQKKEFFKRGINRLLEAMKTYHICVMCAEENPSSCHRNLLVSESLRREDVKILHIRGTGQIQTDEELWKENAGVGKNQLPLPM
- a CDS encoding DUF488 domain-containing protein; protein product: MTIYTIGFTKKSAQEFFETLHNSGAKHLFDIRLHNKSQLAGFAKGDDLRYFLEQIVDMEYHEVPILAPEDSLITEYRKTGDWAKYEQSYLELIGQRQVERYIDLTLFKDGVVLLCSEAEPHHCHRRLAAEYLARSILVGANIKHL
- the tmk gene encoding dTMP kinase, with protein sequence MSLFITFEGGEGAGKSTQARALHQRLSSKGIPALLTHEPGGTPLGREIRRWLKGERNNETGDVDPLAELLLFNASRAELVSNVIQPALKSGITVICDRFYHSTVAYQGYGRGLSIDLIEAVNNIATGGLKPDLTVFLDLTIEHGLSRKKPRDRFEREEPDFHKRVRQGYLMIVKKDPERWLVIDGSLPKKEIESLILERIGQFLPKVVKRVEKK